In one window of Fibrobacter sp. UWT2 DNA:
- a CDS encoding M15 family metallopeptidase, whose amino-acid sequence MKNVLAAFFLLIVFGFAHETDSLFVPPKPEKPLRYCSSVKKWIEFATNDSNMVEITRLKGVRMDLRYATFENVTGHDLYCGVQRAFVHKDAAAKLRKAVKMMEREMPGSTLVIFDASRPLYAQEALRKTVRGTPYSAYVSSPATGGLHNFGLALDLSITDADGNLLDMGTDFDSFERCAGEVGEAEALKSGRLTQQQVDNRNKLRKIMRGAGWVPLGSEWWHFNAYPSKYVRENYPKFPL is encoded by the coding sequence ATGAAAAATGTATTGGCAGCATTTTTTTTGTTGATTGTTTTCGGTTTCGCGCATGAGACTGATTCTCTGTTTGTGCCGCCGAAGCCTGAAAAGCCTCTGCGTTATTGCTCTTCGGTAAAGAAGTGGATTGAATTCGCCACGAACGATTCCAATATGGTTGAAATTACCCGCCTGAAGGGGGTGCGCATGGACTTGCGTTACGCGACCTTCGAGAACGTGACGGGGCATGATTTATACTGTGGCGTGCAGCGCGCCTTTGTGCATAAGGATGCTGCGGCGAAACTCCGCAAGGCCGTAAAGATGATGGAACGCGAAATGCCCGGCTCGACGCTTGTGATTTTTGATGCGTCGCGACCATTGTATGCGCAGGAGGCTTTGCGGAAGACGGTTCGTGGAACGCCCTATTCGGCTTACGTGTCTTCGCCGGCCACGGGCGGGCTCCATAACTTTGGCTTGGCGCTTGACTTAAGCATTACCGATGCCGATGGCAACTTGCTTGACATGGGCACGGACTTTGATTCTTTTGAACGCTGCGCGGGCGAAGTCGGCGAAGCGGAAGCTTTAAAGAGCGGTCGCTTGACGCAACAGCAAGTTGATAACCGCAATAAGCTCCGCAAGATTATGCGCGGGGCGGGCTGGGTCCCGCTCGGCAGCGAATGGTGGCATTTTAACGCCTACCCGAGCAAGTACGTGCGCGAAAACTATCCGAAGTTCCCGCTGTAA
- the queA gene encoding tRNA preQ1(34) S-adenosylmethionine ribosyltransferase-isomerase QueA, which produces MESHNLSDYNFEFPKELIASRTAGKGKTRILHCPKDGGERHILKAPEIVDLFKPGDCLVVNNTKVIPARLYGHTMHGGEVETLLVQALIPAEDGSARYEAQVRPGKAFKIGRELDIAGVKTVVEDIKEDGARVLRFAVTPVELEAVMNREGHVPLPPYIDRPDDEDDKKAYQTIFAKYSGAVAAPTASLHFSEEMLEALKAKGVYVAEVTLHVGPGTFQNISVEDFTQHKMHGEHYELTAENADIINKAKRDGGRIVTVGTTSTRVIETIADANGFLKPQKGVTHAFFYPGYRYKIVDGLLTNFHWPKSSLILLVSAFYGRENTLEAYKMAVENRMKLFSYGDGMLIL; this is translated from the coding sequence ATGGAATCGCATAATCTTTCTGACTATAATTTTGAATTTCCCAAGGAACTGATTGCCAGCCGCACGGCAGGCAAGGGGAAGACTCGTATTTTGCATTGCCCCAAGGATGGTGGTGAACGACACATTCTGAAGGCTCCTGAAATTGTCGACCTTTTTAAGCCGGGTGATTGCCTGGTCGTGAATAACACTAAGGTGATTCCGGCTCGATTGTACGGCCACACCATGCACGGCGGCGAAGTCGAAACGCTTCTGGTGCAGGCGCTGATTCCTGCCGAAGACGGCTCGGCACGATACGAGGCGCAGGTGCGTCCGGGCAAGGCTTTCAAGATTGGTCGCGAACTCGATATTGCCGGCGTCAAGACGGTTGTCGAAGATATCAAGGAAGACGGCGCTCGCGTGCTGCGCTTTGCTGTAACGCCTGTGGAACTCGAAGCGGTGATGAATCGCGAAGGCCATGTGCCGCTGCCGCCTTACATTGACCGCCCCGATGACGAGGACGACAAGAAGGCTTACCAGACGATTTTTGCGAAGTATTCGGGTGCGGTGGCTGCTCCGACGGCTAGCCTTCACTTTAGCGAAGAAATGCTCGAAGCCTTGAAGGCGAAGGGCGTTTACGTTGCCGAAGTCACGCTGCATGTGGGTCCGGGTACATTCCAGAATATTTCAGTGGAAGACTTTACGCAGCACAAGATGCACGGTGAACATTACGAGCTCACTGCTGAAAACGCCGATATCATCAACAAAGCAAAGCGCGACGGCGGTCGCATTGTAACGGTGGGTACCACGAGTACTCGCGTCATCGAAACGATTGCCGATGCGAACGGTTTCCTGAAACCGCAAAAGGGCGTGACCCATGCGTTCTTCTACCCCGGTTACCGCTACAAGATTGTGGATGGCTTGCTGACCAATTTCCATTGGCCCAAGAGCAGCCTCATCTTGCTGGTGTCCGCATTCTATGGCCGCGAAAACACTCTCGAAGCCTACAAGATGGCGGTCGAAAACAGGATGAAGCTCTTCAGTTACGGTGACGGAATGCTGATTCTTTAG
- a CDS encoding nitrilase-related carbon-nitrogen hydrolase, with protein sequence MLDIYLVQMNVAANDKAKNFAKVLELTVQIHKNQDDPVPGVIILPEMFATGYLPLHPESAAEDFSTKDSGETASFLYQLACNTGCTVMGAGIAKNSEPGKQLLNHSSVYLPSNPQEYASYDKRQPFFMEQGKFSAGAKVNLFKIANWNTAATICFDLRFPELYRDAVKAGARLITVQAAWPAARIAHWKTLLQARAIEDQVYIAAVNCTDNALNGGNSMIVNPKGDVMAIAGQEEGIVSARIESAPQEEYRTQFPVLKGILV encoded by the coding sequence ATGCTTGATATCTACCTGGTACAGATGAACGTCGCCGCCAACGACAAAGCCAAAAACTTTGCCAAGGTTCTTGAATTGACCGTCCAGATTCATAAAAATCAGGACGATCCCGTTCCCGGCGTAATCATTCTTCCGGAAATGTTTGCCACGGGGTATTTGCCCCTGCACCCCGAAAGCGCTGCCGAAGATTTTTCCACCAAGGACTCCGGCGAAACCGCAAGCTTTTTATACCAGCTCGCATGCAACACCGGCTGCACCGTCATGGGCGCAGGTATCGCAAAGAACAGCGAACCCGGCAAACAGCTGTTGAACCACAGCAGCGTCTATTTGCCCAGCAACCCTCAAGAATACGCCAGCTACGACAAGCGTCAGCCATTCTTTATGGAGCAAGGGAAATTCAGCGCCGGCGCAAAAGTTAATTTATTCAAAATCGCAAACTGGAATACAGCCGCCACCATTTGCTTTGACTTGCGATTCCCCGAACTTTACCGCGACGCCGTAAAGGCGGGAGCAAGACTCATTACCGTTCAAGCCGCCTGGCCCGCCGCAAGAATTGCACATTGGAAAACCCTGTTGCAGGCCCGCGCTATCGAAGACCAGGTTTATATTGCCGCCGTCAACTGCACCGACAACGCCTTGAATGGCGGTAACTCTATGATAGTCAACCCGAAAGGCGATGTTATGGCTATTGCAGGCCAAGAAGAAGGCATCGTTTCTGCCAGAATCGAATCCGCCCCGCAAGAAGAGTACCGCACCCAATTCCCCGTTTTAAAGGGTATTTTAGTGTAA
- a CDS encoding phosphotransferase: MIECISDKRWFMGKGRKVHSIEEYDSFPSGGTKVSIVEVRFEKDECDYYAVIEDESKMGAVLAEYFGQKFPKETLLHAKPLNAEQSNSAFYSKGEFFFKLYRRLQVGEHPEAEILKHLSKKKAAGFPKIAPNFYGDFSYTKDGEMRTLGILEEHIPDAANAWEIFTDAQNVDAEFYKKAAFELGCTTTTMHKALKDLEGTAPQAEEVPYDKLIGLLKANGKENLIPRVESIRSRQVRNDNASALVPQRIHGDYHLGQMLYKDGKFIVLDFEGEPTRTLEFRRRLRSPAADIAGMLRSFAYASAVRGDKEFEQVTAEAFLQGYSRESGISVPQLKEEASPYVLGKAIYEACYELEFRPDWFWIPERALKNGF, from the coding sequence ATGATTGAATGCATTTCTGACAAGCGTTGGTTCATGGGCAAAGGCCGCAAGGTCCATTCTATCGAAGAATACGATTCCTTCCCGAGCGGAGGCACAAAAGTTTCGATTGTCGAAGTCCGTTTCGAAAAAGACGAATGCGATTATTACGCCGTTATCGAAGACGAGTCCAAAATGGGCGCAGTACTCGCCGAATATTTCGGTCAAAAATTTCCGAAAGAAACATTGCTGCACGCAAAGCCGCTAAACGCCGAACAAAGCAATTCGGCTTTCTACTCCAAGGGAGAATTTTTCTTCAAGCTGTACCGCCGTTTACAAGTCGGCGAACACCCCGAAGCTGAAATTCTCAAGCACCTGAGCAAAAAAAAGGCAGCGGGATTCCCAAAAATCGCCCCGAATTTCTACGGTGATTTCAGCTACACTAAAGATGGCGAAATGCGCACCCTCGGGATTCTCGAGGAACACATTCCCGACGCAGCAAACGCTTGGGAAATTTTCACCGACGCCCAGAATGTCGACGCGGAATTCTACAAGAAAGCAGCATTTGAACTCGGATGCACCACCACCACCATGCACAAGGCGCTCAAGGATTTAGAAGGCACCGCCCCGCAAGCCGAAGAAGTTCCCTACGACAAACTCATCGGACTTTTGAAGGCGAATGGAAAAGAGAATCTGATTCCTCGCGTAGAAAGCATCAGGTCACGGCAAGTCCGGAATGACAATGCGAGCGCCCTCGTACCGCAGCGCATTCACGGAGATTATCACCTGGGCCAGATGCTTTATAAGGACGGCAAGTTCATCGTGCTGGACTTTGAAGGCGAACCGACCCGTACCCTCGAATTCCGCCGTAGGCTCCGCTCCCCCGCCGCCGACATAGCCGGCATGCTCCGCAGCTTCGCCTATGCCAGCGCCGTCCGCGGCGATAAGGAATTCGAGCAAGTCACGGCCGAAGCCTTTTTGCAAGGCTACAGCCGTGAATCCGGCATTTCCGTACCGCAATTAAAAGAAGAGGCCTCGCCCTATGTACTGGGCAAGGCCATCTACGAAGCTTGTTACGAGCTGGAATTCCGACCCGACTGGTTCTGGATTCCGGAGCGCGCGTTAAAAAACGGATTCTAA